A section of the Agrobacterium tumefaciens genome encodes:
- a CDS encoding ABC transporter substrate-binding protein, giving the protein MKMKLASMLLAGASLLTAFSVQAADKITLQLKWVTQAQFAGYYVAKDKGFYEAEGLDVDIKPGGPDIAPAQVLAGGGADVIVDWMPSALATREKGVPLVNIAQPFKSSGMMLTCLKETGIKKPEDFKGKTLGVWFFGNEYPFLSWMAHLKIPTTGGADGVTVLKQGFNVDPLLQKQAACISTMTYNEYGQVLDAGIKPEDLVTFKYEDEGVATLEDGLYVLEDKLKDAKFKEDMVKFVRASMKGWKWAEENPDEAADIVLENDASGAQTEKHQKRMMGEVAKLTAGSKGALDKADYERTVKTLLGGGSDPVITKEPAGAYTTEITDAALK; this is encoded by the coding sequence ATGAAAATGAAACTTGCATCCATGCTTCTTGCCGGCGCGTCACTGCTGACCGCATTTAGCGTTCAGGCCGCCGACAAGATCACCCTGCAGCTGAAATGGGTCACCCAGGCGCAGTTCGCCGGTTATTACGTCGCCAAGGACAAGGGCTTTTATGAAGCCGAAGGCCTCGACGTCGATATCAAGCCCGGTGGCCCGGATATCGCACCGGCGCAAGTATTGGCTGGAGGCGGGGCCGACGTGATCGTCGACTGGATGCCGTCTGCGCTTGCCACCCGCGAAAAGGGCGTGCCGCTCGTCAACATCGCCCAGCCGTTCAAATCCTCGGGCATGATGCTGACCTGCCTGAAGGAAACCGGCATCAAGAAACCTGAGGATTTCAAGGGCAAGACGCTGGGCGTCTGGTTCTTCGGCAATGAATATCCGTTCCTGTCGTGGATGGCGCACCTGAAAATCCCGACCACCGGCGGCGCCGATGGCGTGACCGTGCTGAAACAGGGTTTCAACGTCGATCCGCTTTTGCAGAAACAGGCCGCCTGCATTTCGACGATGACCTATAATGAATACGGCCAGGTTCTCGACGCCGGCATCAAGCCCGAAGACCTCGTCACCTTCAAATATGAGGATGAAGGCGTGGCGACGCTGGAAGACGGACTCTACGTTCTCGAAGACAAACTCAAGGACGCCAAATTCAAGGAGGACATGGTCAAATTCGTTCGTGCCTCGATGAAGGGCTGGAAATGGGCCGAGGAAAACCCCGACGAGGCCGCCGATATCGTTCTCGAAAACGACGCCTCCGGCGCGCAGACGGAAAAGCATCAGAAGCGCATGATGGGCGAAGTCGCCAAGCTCACCGCCGGCTCGAAGGGTGCGCTGGACAAGGCCGATTACGAGCGCACGGTGAAAACGCTGCTCGGCGGCGGCTCCGATCCTGTCATCACCAAGGAACCGGCAGGCGCCTACACCACCGAGATTACCGACGCGGCGTTGAAGTAG
- a CDS encoding ABC transporter permease, producing MTNPGWFIGAILFWLAAWAFNEWLVRRNFTSSSKRRVSRIAVPLLFGLAIVVLWEGIVRGFSVPPILLPAPSAILARLLSSLPILWADFRQTFLKSVLTGYVLGCGLGFIVAILIDRSPFLQRGLLPIGNFVSALPVVGIAPIMVMWFGFDWQSKVAVVVIMTFFPMLVNTVQGLAAASHMERDLMRTYAAGWWPTLIKLRLPAAWPFIFNALKINSTLALIGAIVAEFFGTPIVGMGFRISAEMGRSNVDMVWAEIAVAALAGSGFYGLVALAERAVTFWHPSVRGGRT from the coding sequence ATGACGAACCCTGGCTGGTTTATCGGTGCGATCCTGTTCTGGCTTGCCGCCTGGGCCTTCAACGAATGGCTGGTGCGTCGCAACTTCACCTCCTCCTCAAAAAGGCGCGTCAGCCGCATCGCGGTGCCCCTCCTTTTCGGCCTTGCCATTGTGGTGCTCTGGGAAGGCATCGTGCGCGGATTTTCCGTGCCGCCCATCCTGCTGCCGGCCCCGAGCGCCATTCTCGCCCGCCTGCTCAGCTCCCTGCCGATCCTCTGGGCGGATTTCCGCCAGACTTTCCTCAAATCGGTGCTGACAGGTTACGTGCTGGGCTGCGGCCTCGGCTTCATCGTCGCCATCCTCATCGACCGCTCGCCCTTCCTGCAACGCGGGCTCTTGCCCATCGGCAATTTCGTCTCTGCCCTTCCGGTGGTCGGCATAGCGCCGATCATGGTCATGTGGTTCGGTTTCGACTGGCAGTCGAAAGTCGCCGTCGTCGTCATCATGACCTTCTTCCCGATGCTGGTGAACACGGTGCAGGGGCTTGCCGCCGCCAGCCACATGGAGCGCGACCTGATGCGCACCTATGCCGCCGGCTGGTGGCCGACGCTGATAAAGCTGCGCCTGCCCGCCGCCTGGCCCTTCATCTTCAACGCGCTGAAGATCAATTCCACGCTCGCCTTGATCGGCGCCATCGTCGCGGAATTCTTCGGCACGCCCATCGTCGGCATGGGGTTCCGCATCTCCGCGGAAATGGGCCGCAGCAATGTCGATATGGTCTGGGCCGAGATTGCCGTGGCGGCGCTCGCAGGGTCCGGCTTTTATGGTCTGGTGGCGCTCGCAGAGCGGGCCGTCACCTTCTGGCATCCGTCCGTCCGTGGGGGACGAACGTAA
- a CDS encoding ABC transporter permease, whose translation MTLLRHRILPILTVLLAILILWHLAVVYLNLPFARDQATRSGQTPGFLELLPQTFAQERPVLPAPHQIIAELWDTTVNKPVTSKRSLVYHAGITLSATLLGFAIGAVLGILLAVAIIHNRAMDRSVMPWIIASQTIPILAIAPMIIVVLNSIGISGLLPKALISTYLSFFPIVVGMVKGLRSPETLQLDLMHTYNASPAQIFWKLRWPSALPYLFTSLKIAIAIALVGAIVGELPTGAVAGLGARLLSGSYYGQTVQIWAALFMAAGVAAILVSVIGIAHAAVLKRMGARP comes from the coding sequence ATGACCCTCCTCCGCCACCGCATCCTCCCCATCCTCACCGTCCTCCTCGCCATCCTCATCCTCTGGCACCTGGCCGTCGTCTACCTCAACCTGCCCTTCGCCCGCGACCAGGCCACCCGCTCTGGCCAGACGCCGGGCTTCCTCGAACTCCTGCCGCAGACCTTCGCCCAGGAGCGCCCGGTCCTCCCCGCCCCGCATCAGATCATCGCGGAACTCTGGGACACGACCGTCAACAAGCCCGTCACCTCGAAACGCAGCCTCGTCTACCACGCCGGCATCACGCTTTCCGCCACGTTGCTCGGTTTCGCCATCGGCGCGGTGCTGGGCATCCTGCTGGCGGTCGCGATCATCCATAACCGCGCCATGGACCGCTCGGTCATGCCGTGGATCATTGCCAGCCAGACCATCCCCATCCTCGCCATCGCGCCGATGATCATCGTTGTCCTGAACTCCATCGGCATTTCCGGGCTGCTGCCGAAGGCGCTGATTTCGACCTATCTCTCCTTTTTCCCCATCGTCGTCGGCATGGTGAAGGGCCTCAGAAGCCCCGAAACGCTGCAGCTTGACCTGATGCACACCTACAATGCCTCACCAGCGCAAATCTTCTGGAAGCTGCGCTGGCCCTCCGCGCTGCCTTATCTTTTCACCTCGCTGAAGATCGCCATTGCGATTGCGCTGGTCGGCGCCATCGTCGGCGAATTGCCGACAGGCGCCGTCGCGGGTCTCGGCGCGCGCCTGCTCTCCGGCTCCTATTACGGCCAGACGGTACAGATATGGGCCGCACTCTTCATGGCCGCCGGGGTCGCCGCCATTCTGGTATCGGTCATCGGCATCGCCCACGCCGCCGTCCTCAAGCGAATGGGAGCACGGCCATGA
- a CDS encoding ABC transporter ATP-binding protein, whose translation MNQASSYSVVSARKLGLTFETGDGPVHALSNVDLDVKKGDFVSFIGPSGCGKTTFLRVIADLEKHTSGEITVNGTTPENARKDRSYGYVFQAAALYPWRTIEKNIALPLEIMGYSRAEQRERVDRTLDLVNLNGFGKKYPWQLSGGMQQRASIARALAFDADLLLMDEPFGALDEIVRDHLNEQLLKLWDTTGKTICFVTHSIPEAVYLSTKIVVMSPRPGRVTDVIESTLPRERPLEIRETPEFLAIAHRVREGLKAGHSYEG comes from the coding sequence ATGAACCAGGCCTCTTCCTATTCCGTCGTTTCCGCCAGAAAACTGGGCCTCACCTTCGAAACGGGGGATGGACCGGTCCACGCCCTGTCCAATGTCGATCTCGACGTGAAAAAGGGCGACTTCGTCTCCTTCATCGGCCCTTCCGGCTGCGGCAAGACCACCTTTTTGCGGGTCATCGCCGATCTTGAAAAACACACGTCAGGCGAGATCACCGTCAACGGTACGACGCCGGAAAACGCCCGCAAAGACCGGTCCTACGGCTACGTTTTTCAAGCCGCCGCCCTTTATCCCTGGCGGACCATCGAAAAGAACATCGCCCTGCCGCTCGAAATCATGGGTTACAGCAGGGCCGAGCAGCGCGAGCGCGTCGACCGCACGCTCGACCTCGTCAACCTCAACGGCTTCGGCAAGAAATACCCCTGGCAGCTTTCCGGCGGCATGCAGCAGCGCGCCTCCATCGCCCGCGCGCTTGCCTTCGATGCCGACCTGCTTCTGATGGACGAGCCGTTCGGCGCGCTGGACGAGATCGTTCGCGATCACCTCAACGAACAGCTGCTGAAACTCTGGGATACGACCGGCAAGACCATCTGTTTCGTCACCCACTCGATTCCGGAAGCAGTTTATCTCTCGACGAAAATCGTCGTCATGTCGCCGCGGCCTGGTCGGGTGACCGACGTGATCGAATCCACTCTGCCGCGGGAAAGACCGCTGGAAATCAGGGAAACGCCGGAGTTTCTGGCGATTGCGCACCGGGTGCGTGAGGGGTTGAAGGCGGGGCACAGCTATGAGGGGTGA
- a CDS encoding NUDIX hydrolase gives MGEPKREILIAAAILINEKRQMLVVRKRGTTQFMQPGGKIDPGETPEQALHRELAEEIGLTLPENAARYDGVFREEAANEPGADVVAHAFTARLHAEVTPQAEIEEVRWLDLDRNPGVTIARLTETQMLPLARAALTESETKPR, from the coding sequence ATGGGCGAGCCGAAACGCGAAATCCTCATCGCCGCCGCCATCCTCATCAACGAGAAGCGGCAGATGCTCGTGGTGCGCAAGCGCGGCACCACGCAGTTCATGCAGCCGGGCGGCAAGATCGATCCGGGTGAAACGCCGGAACAGGCGCTTCACCGCGAGCTGGCCGAGGAAATCGGCCTGACGCTCCCCGAAAATGCCGCGCGTTATGATGGCGTCTTTCGCGAGGAAGCCGCCAATGAGCCGGGCGCCGATGTCGTCGCCCATGCCTTCACCGCCAGGCTTCATGCCGAGGTCACCCCGCAGGCGGAAATCGAGGAAGTCCGCTGGCTCGATCTCGACCGCAACCCCGGTGTGACCATCGCCAGACTGACGGAAACCCAGATGCTGCCGCTGGCGCGCGCCGCCCTTACGGAAAGTGAAACCAAGCCGCGATGA
- the hydA gene encoding dihydropyrimidinase produces the protein MTATIIKNGTIVTADLTYKADVKIEDGKIAEIGPDLTGGTILDATGCFVMPGGIDPHVHLEMPFMGTYSADDFESGTRAALAGGTTMVVDFCLPEPGQSLLDALQRWDNKATRANCDYSFHMAVTWWGEQVFDEMKTVVQEKGINSFKHFMAYKGALMVNDDEMFASFSRCAELGAIPFVHAENGDIVVQMQEKLMAEGNVGPEAHAYSRPPSVEGEATNRAIIIADMAGAPLYVVHTSCEQAHEAIRRARQNGMRVYGEPLIQHLILDEGEYANPDWDHAARRVMSPPFRNRQHQDSLWAGLASGSLQCVATDHCAFTTEQKRFGFGDFRKIPNGTGGLEDRMPLLWTHGVATGRLTMNEFVAVTSTNIAKILNIYPRKGAILVGSDADIVVWDPALTKTISAANQQSAIDYNVFEGHRVKGLPRYTLSRGLVSVEEGTIETQAGHGRFIARDPYPAVSQALSTWKELVSPRKVERTGIPASGV, from the coding sequence ATGACCGCCACCATCATCAAGAACGGCACCATCGTCACCGCCGACCTCACCTATAAGGCCGATGTGAAGATCGAAGATGGCAAAATCGCCGAAATCGGACCTGATCTCACCGGCGGCACCATCCTCGATGCCACCGGATGTTTCGTCATGCCTGGCGGCATCGATCCGCATGTGCATCTGGAAATGCCCTTCATGGGCACCTATTCCGCCGATGATTTCGAGAGCGGCACGCGGGCGGCGCTGGCCGGCGGCACGACCATGGTGGTGGATTTCTGCCTGCCGGAGCCGGGGCAATCGCTTCTTGATGCCCTCCAACGCTGGGACAACAAGGCGACACGCGCCAATTGCGATTATTCCTTCCACATGGCCGTCACCTGGTGGGGCGAGCAGGTCTTCGACGAGATGAAGACGGTGGTTCAGGAAAAGGGCATCAACTCCTTCAAGCACTTCATGGCCTATAAAGGCGCGCTGATGGTAAATGACGACGAGATGTTCGCCTCCTTCTCGCGCTGTGCGGAACTGGGCGCCATTCCCTTTGTGCATGCGGAAAACGGCGATATCGTCGTGCAGATGCAGGAAAAGCTGATGGCCGAGGGCAATGTCGGGCCGGAAGCGCACGCCTATTCCCGCCCGCCTTCCGTGGAAGGCGAGGCCACGAACCGCGCCATCATCATCGCCGATATGGCCGGTGCGCCGCTTTACGTCGTCCACACCTCCTGCGAACAAGCCCATGAAGCCATCCGCCGCGCCCGGCAAAACGGCATGCGGGTCTATGGCGAACCGCTGATCCAGCACCTGATCCTCGACGAAGGCGAATATGCCAATCCCGACTGGGACCATGCCGCCCGCCGCGTCATGTCGCCGCCCTTCCGTAACCGTCAGCATCAGGATAGCCTCTGGGCGGGTCTCGCTTCCGGCTCGCTGCAATGTGTGGCGACCGATCATTGCGCCTTCACCACCGAGCAGAAACGCTTCGGCTTCGGTGATTTCCGCAAGATCCCCAACGGCACCGGCGGGCTGGAAGATCGAATGCCGCTGCTCTGGACCCATGGCGTGGCGACCGGCCGGCTGACGATGAATGAATTTGTCGCCGTCACCTCCACGAACATCGCCAAGATTCTGAATATCTATCCGAGAAAGGGCGCGATCCTCGTCGGCAGCGATGCCGATATCGTCGTCTGGGACCCGGCGCTCACAAAGACCATCAGTGCGGCAAACCAGCAATCGGCCATCGATTACAACGTGTTCGAAGGACACAGGGTAAAAGGCCTGCCGCGCTACACGCTCTCACGCGGGCTGGTCAGCGTCGAGGAAGGCACCATCGAGACGCAGGCCGGCCATGGCCGGTTCATCGCCCGCGATCCCTATCCGGCCGTCAGCCAGGCGCTTTCCACCTGGAAAGAACTCGTCTCGCCACGCAAGGTGGAACGCACAGGCATTCCGGCGTCGGGCGTGTGA
- a CDS encoding endonuclease domain-containing protein produces MADHTGKKASKRHPGKTAQARRLRRDETDAEYRLWYELKSRRLNDFKFSRQVPLGPYIADFVCREKMLIVELDGSQHASSTHDRQRTLWLNTQGYAVLRFWNHEIFEELSQTLDTILAVLNTGTFLPDHPDRYSPALATGNRHQ; encoded by the coding sequence ATGGCCGATCACACCGGCAAAAAAGCATCGAAACGCCATCCGGGCAAAACCGCGCAGGCGAGAAGGCTCCGCCGCGACGAGACCGACGCCGAATACCGCCTCTGGTACGAACTCAAAAGCCGGAGGTTGAACGACTTTAAATTCAGCCGACAAGTCCCTCTCGGCCCATACATCGCAGATTTCGTCTGCCGCGAAAAAATGCTGATCGTCGAGCTTGACGGATCGCAGCACGCCTCCTCCACACATGATCGACAAAGGACGTTGTGGCTCAATACTCAGGGCTACGCAGTTCTGCGGTTCTGGAACCACGAGATCTTTGAAGAACTATCCCAGACGCTCGACACCATCCTCGCCGTGCTGAACACCGGAACTTTCCTGCCTGATCATCCCGACCGTTATTCGCCAGCCCTCGCTACCGGGAACAGACACCAATGA
- a CDS encoding Zn-dependent hydrolase: MTAGKNLTVNGDRLWDSLMDMAKIGPGIAGGNNRRTLTDEDAEGRSLFQRWCEAAGLTMGVDRMGTMFATRAGEDPEALPVYIGSHLDTQPTGGKYDGVLGVLAGLEVVRSLNDLNIRTRHPIVVTNWSNEEGARFAPAMLASGVFAGIHDLDYAYSRADTDGKTYGEELKRIGWQGDEEVGARRMHAYFEYHIEQGPILEAENKQIGVVTHCQGLWWLEVTLTGKEAHTGSTPMAMRVNAGLAAARILEKVQEVAMAHQPGAVAGVGQMIFTPNSRNVLPGKVVFTIDLRTPSQAKLDSMRAIFEREVPAIAEDLGVGCSIEAIGHFDPVTFDPVLVGRVRSAAERLGYSHMDIISGAGHDACWTARVAPSTMIFCPCVDGLSHNEAEEISPEWAKAGCDVLLHAVLETAEIVE; the protein is encoded by the coding sequence ATGACGGCGGGTAAGAACTTGACGGTCAATGGCGACCGTCTGTGGGATAGTCTGATGGACATGGCGAAGATCGGCCCCGGCATTGCCGGCGGCAATAATCGCCGCACGCTAACGGATGAGGATGCGGAAGGCCGCAGCCTTTTTCAGCGCTGGTGCGAAGCGGCAGGCCTGACGATGGGTGTCGACCGCATGGGCACCATGTTCGCAACCCGCGCCGGCGAGGACCCGGAGGCGCTTCCCGTCTACATCGGCAGCCATCTCGATACCCAGCCGACCGGTGGCAAATATGACGGCGTGCTTGGCGTGCTGGCCGGACTGGAAGTCGTGCGCAGCCTGAACGACCTCAACATCCGGACAAGGCATCCGATCGTGGTTACGAACTGGTCGAACGAGGAAGGCGCCCGCTTTGCGCCTGCCATGCTGGCGTCGGGGGTTTTCGCCGGCATTCACGATCTCGATTACGCTTATAGCCGCGCGGATACAGACGGCAAGACCTATGGCGAGGAGCTGAAACGCATCGGCTGGCAGGGTGATGAAGAGGTCGGCGCGCGCAGGATGCACGCCTATTTCGAATACCACATTGAACAAGGGCCGATCCTTGAGGCCGAAAACAAGCAGATCGGCGTCGTCACCCATTGCCAGGGCCTCTGGTGGCTGGAAGTGACCCTGACCGGCAAGGAAGCCCATACCGGCTCCACCCCTATGGCCATGCGCGTTAATGCCGGCCTCGCCGCCGCCCGCATCCTCGAAAAGGTGCAGGAAGTGGCGATGGCTCACCAGCCGGGTGCTGTCGCCGGCGTCGGCCAGATGATATTTACGCCCAACTCCCGCAATGTGCTGCCCGGCAAAGTGGTATTCACCATCGACCTTAGAACCCCCTCGCAGGCAAAGCTCGACAGCATGCGCGCCATCTTCGAACGCGAGGTGCCCGCCATCGCCGAAGACCTCGGCGTCGGCTGCTCGATCGAAGCCATCGGCCATTTCGACCCCGTCACCTTTGATCCCGTCCTCGTCGGCCGGGTGCGCTCCGCCGCCGAACGACTGGGTTACAGCCACATGGACATTATCTCCGGCGCCGGCCATGACGCCTGCTGGACCGCAAGGGTCGCTCCGTCAACCATGATCTTCTGCCCCTGCGTGGACGGGCTCTCCCACAACGAGGCCGAAGAGATTTCACCGGAATGGGCAAAGGCCGGCTGCGACGTGCTGCTGCATGCGGTGCTGGAGACTGCGGAGATCGTCGAATGA
- the rutR gene encoding HTH-type transcriptional regulator RutR produces the protein MAIPRAAKTQKRTRIQEEKQEAILEAALSVFSTNGFRGSTIDQIAEAAGMSKPNVLYYFRTKEAMHRALIERVLDTWLDPLRAFDAEGNPESEIRSYIRRKLEMSRDFPRESRLFANEILQGAPHIEDELKGPLKQLVDEKAEVIRAWVKAGRMAKCDPYHLIFSIWSTTQHYADFDVQVRAVLGDKNGGEGRFEDAARHLEQLFMGGLRING, from the coding sequence ATGGCCATACCGCGCGCAGCGAAAACACAGAAGCGGACCCGCATTCAGGAGGAAAAGCAGGAGGCGATTCTTGAAGCTGCACTCAGTGTTTTTTCCACGAATGGGTTCCGCGGCTCCACAATCGACCAGATTGCGGAGGCGGCTGGCATGTCCAAACCGAACGTGCTTTATTATTTTCGCACCAAGGAGGCGATGCATCGTGCGCTTATCGAGCGGGTGCTCGACACCTGGCTCGACCCGCTGCGCGCTTTCGATGCAGAGGGCAACCCAGAAAGCGAGATCCGCTCCTATATTCGTCGCAAGCTGGAAATGTCGCGCGATTTCCCGCGTGAAAGCCGCCTGTTTGCGAATGAGATCCTGCAGGGCGCGCCCCATATCGAGGACGAGTTGAAAGGGCCGCTGAAACAGCTGGTGGATGAGAAGGCCGAGGTAATCCGCGCTTGGGTGAAGGCCGGCCGGATGGCCAAATGCGACCCTTACCACCTCATTTTCTCGATCTGGTCGACCACCCAGCACTATGCCGATTTCGATGTGCAGGTGCGGGCGGTGCTGGGCGACAAGAACGGCGGCGAGGGACGTTTCGAGGATGCGGCCCGGCATCTGGAGCAGCTTTTCATGGGCGGGTTGAGGATAAACGGCTGA
- a CDS encoding DUF423 domain-containing protein: protein MTHERLRAFILLLGSLLGAAGVMLAAAATHTGETYMLGNASAMALAHAPVLIALHIGADRIRTAIPAGLILGLGTAIFVGDLVVRHFFGHSLFPYAAPLGGLGMISGWLVLCAGAFLKPTV, encoded by the coding sequence ATGACCCACGAGAGACTGCGCGCCTTCATCCTGCTGTTGGGCAGCCTGCTGGGTGCTGCCGGGGTCATGCTCGCGGCCGCCGCCACCCATACCGGCGAAACCTATATGCTCGGCAACGCCTCAGCCATGGCGCTCGCCCATGCGCCGGTGCTGATCGCGCTCCACATCGGTGCAGACCGTATCCGAACCGCCATTCCCGCCGGCCTGATCCTCGGCCTTGGCACGGCCATCTTTGTCGGCGATCTCGTCGTCAGACACTTTTTTGGCCACAGCCTCTTCCCCTACGCCGCCCCCCTCGGCGGCCTCGGCATGATCTCGGGTTGGTTGGTGTTGTGCGCAGGAGCGTTTTTGAAGCCCACGGTTTAA
- a CDS encoding group II truncated hemoglobin translates to MSGETVTLYEAIGGDATVRALTRRFYELMDTLPEAARCRAIHPADLSGSEAKFYDYLTGYLGGPPVYVEKHGHPMLRRRHFVAPIGPAERDEWLLCFRRAMDETIDNPKLRDIIWPPIERLAFHMQNQEADNP, encoded by the coding sequence ATGAGCGGCGAGACTGTTACCCTTTATGAAGCGATCGGTGGCGATGCGACCGTGAGGGCGCTGACCCGGCGCTTTTATGAATTGATGGATACCCTACCGGAAGCGGCGCGCTGCCGTGCCATTCACCCTGCCGACCTCTCCGGCAGCGAAGCGAAGTTTTACGATTATCTGACCGGTTATCTTGGCGGACCGCCGGTTTATGTCGAAAAGCACGGTCACCCCATGCTGCGCCGTCGTCATTTCGTTGCCCCCATCGGCCCAGCCGAGCGGGACGAATGGCTGCTCTGCTTCCGCCGCGCCATGGACGAGACAATCGACAACCCGAAGCTGCGAGACATCATCTGGCCCCCGATCGAGCGGCTCGCCTTTCACATGCAGAACCAGGAAGCGGATAATCCATGA
- a CDS encoding HepT-like ribonuclease domain-containing protein, producing the protein MNSTLRHRLQRDCSLSKNLNRTTVHTVPDVPWIGIGNILRHEYHRIADDVVWAVVTEYVAPLRNAVEAIHRSVASENRGPHQRTVPNVAPCHCPVALAVRRSDKVLVATRGG; encoded by the coding sequence GTGAATTCCACCCTTCGCCACCGACTTCAACGGGATTGCAGCCTGTCCAAAAATTTAAACCGGACAACGGTGCACACGGTGCCGGATGTGCCCTGGATTGGAATCGGCAATATTCTGCGCCATGAATACCACAGAATCGCGGATGACGTTGTTTGGGCAGTCGTCACGGAATATGTGGCGCCGCTCAGAAACGCTGTTGAAGCTATTCATCGATCCGTCGCAAGTGAAAACCGAGGACCTCATCAACGCACTGTCCCTAATGTCGCACCCTGTCATTGCCCTGTTGCCCTTGCCGTCCGGCGGAGCGATAAGGTCCTGGTGGCGACAAGAGGCGGATGA
- the uppO gene encoding polysaccharide biosynthesis phosphomannomutase UppO, whose protein sequence is MSLKFGTSGLRGLSVDLKGKASAVYATAFARHLLTSGQAKAGDPILVGRDFRDSSPDVSATCIAALKKAGLTPLDCGTVPTPALALYGLSLKAGALMITGSHIPADRNGIKFYRPDGEIDKQDETAIAALAAEVEAEGISDEAATAEDHSAIAAELFYERNIALLPEKALSGLRIGVYQHSTVARDLFVDVLAHYGADVVALGRSDTFIPVDTEAVSPETLSLLKKWSPEHRLDAIVSADGDGDRPLLADEKGVPLRGDLIGLITANFLNAGVVVTPVTSNSGIEANGRFEVVRTKVGSPFVIAGMAEALASGKTGVMGFEANGGLLTASSFTLNGNPLAPLPTRDSFLPVLAVLHLSAVEKKPLSHIAAAYNLPVAAADRLENFAQEKSAALMTHLRASRTNLDTFLAPVGTVKGLSDIDGLRVSLTDGSTIHFRPSGNAPEMRCYVEAANQDEAETLLSKGLELIRNFG, encoded by the coding sequence ATGAGCCTGAAATTTGGAACGAGCGGCCTTCGGGGTCTCTCTGTCGATCTGAAAGGAAAAGCCTCGGCCGTCTATGCGACGGCATTTGCAAGGCACCTTCTTACATCGGGCCAGGCAAAGGCGGGTGATCCCATTCTCGTTGGCCGCGACTTCCGCGATTCGAGCCCTGATGTTTCCGCCACCTGCATTGCCGCGTTGAAAAAAGCCGGTCTGACGCCGCTTGACTGCGGCACCGTGCCGACGCCGGCGCTTGCACTTTACGGCCTGTCGCTGAAAGCGGGGGCGCTGATGATAACAGGCTCGCACATCCCGGCAGACCGCAACGGTATCAAATTCTATCGCCCCGATGGCGAAATCGACAAGCAGGACGAAACCGCGATCGCCGCTCTCGCCGCCGAAGTCGAGGCGGAAGGCATCAGCGATGAAGCGGCGACCGCCGAAGACCATTCCGCCATCGCAGCCGAACTTTTCTACGAGCGCAATATCGCCCTGCTGCCGGAAAAGGCGCTTTCCGGGCTCAGGATCGGCGTCTACCAGCATAGCACCGTGGCACGCGATCTTTTCGTCGACGTCCTCGCCCATTATGGCGCTGACGTCGTGGCGCTCGGTCGATCCGACACCTTCATCCCCGTGGATACCGAGGCCGTCTCGCCGGAAACGCTCTCGCTTCTCAAAAAATGGTCGCCCGAGCACAGGCTCGACGCCATCGTTTCCGCCGACGGTGATGGCGACCGTCCGCTGCTTGCCGATGAAAAGGGTGTGCCGCTGCGCGGCGACCTGATCGGCCTGATCACCGCCAATTTCCTCAATGCCGGCGTCGTCGTCACGCCTGTCACCTCCAACTCCGGTATCGAGGCAAACGGCCGGTTCGAAGTGGTCCGCACCAAGGTCGGCTCCCCCTTCGTCATCGCGGGCATGGCTGAAGCGCTTGCGTCAGGTAAAACGGGCGTGATGGGTTTCGAGGCCAATGGCGGCCTGCTGACGGCCTCTAGCTTCACCTTGAATGGCAATCCGCTGGCGCCGCTGCCGACGCGTGACAGCTTCCTACCGGTTCTCGCCGTGCTGCATCTTTCCGCCGTAGAGAAAAAACCGCTGTCGCATATCGCAGCCGCCTATAACCTGCCCGTCGCCGCCGCCGACCGGCTGGAAAATTTCGCCCAGGAAAAAAGCGCGGCGCTGATGACGCATCTGCGCGCCTCGCGCACCAATCTCGACACGTTCCTCGCCCCGGTCGGCACGGTGAAGGGCCTCAGCGACATCGACGGCCTGCGCGTGTCATTGACCGATGGCAGCACCATCCACTTCCGCCCTTCCGGCAACGCGCCGGAGATGCGCTGTTACGTCGAAGCCGCCAACCAGGATGAAGCTGAAACGCTTCTGAGCAAGGGGCTGGAGCTCATTCGAAATTTCGGGTGA